The Streptomyces sp. NBC_00102 genome segment GCCTGCGGGTTTCCGCGAAGCGCTGCTGGAGCCGGGAGAGTTCACGCTCCTCGTCCAGCGCGGTACGGGCTGCCGCCCGGCGCATCTCGGCGGCGCCGGTGGCGATCCGGGCGATCTCCAGCCGCTCCCATGCGCTGGAGCGCGCGTTCGCCGCCCACCCCAACACGCCTTCGGCGAGGCCCGGTTCGCCGGGCTGAGTGGCCGGCAGGGGCGTTTCGGCGGCGGGGCCCGCGGCCTGCGCCAGCCGCTGGGCGTTGGCCAGTACGCGTTCGTCCCCGGCCCTGACGCGCGACTCGGCAGCCCGGCGGAGGTCGGCGAGGCGCTCCTCGACGGCGGCGAACCGGCGGGTGTCGAAGAGCCGGCCGAGCAGCTTGCCCCGGGCTTCGGCGTCGGCGCGCAGGAACCGCGCGAAGTCGCCCTGCGGGAGCAGCACCACCTGGCAGAACTGGTCCCGGCTCATTCCGAGCAGCTGGGTGATCTCCTCGCCGATCTCCTGGTGCGACTTGCTGAGGGCCTGCCAGCCCTTCTCCGGGTCGTGGACGCGCAGCCGGCTCTGGGCCTTCTCGGTGGTGTACCCGTCGCCCTTCTTCTTGGGACGGGCCTGGGCGGGTGCGCGGGTGATCTCCAGGCGTCGGCCGCCGGCGGTCAGTTCGAGCAGGACTTCGGTGGGGGTGCCGGGGTCGGCGTGGTCGCTGCGCAGCGAGGTGCCGGGGCTCTGCCGGGCGCCGGGGACGGCCCCGTACAGGGCGTAGCAGACGGCGTCGAGCACCGAGGTCTTGCCGGCGCCGGTGGGACCGTGCAGCAGGAAGAGGCCGGCCGAGGAGAGCGCGTCGAAGTCGACCTCGGTGGTGGTGCCGAAGGGGCCGAAGGCGGTGAGGACGAGCCGGTGCAGCCTCATCGGGACACCTCGTGGATCCCGTCGTCCACGCGTACGTCGTCGAAGGCGCCGCGCAGTACGGTGCGTTCGGCCTCGTCGGGTCCGCTGCCGCCGCGCACGTGTGCCACGAAGTCCTCCGCGATCTGGTGGTCGTCGCGCCCCTTGAGGCGCTGCGCGTACGAGGCGAGGGGGTCCTCGGGATCGCGTTCGGGGTCGAAGACGAGGCTGAGGGTGTGCGGGAAGCGTGTCGAAAGCCGCGCCATGGGGTCGGCGGGGCGGACGGGGTCGGTGAGGGTGGCCTCGACCCAGGAGTCGCGGTGGGTCTCCAGCGCGGGGTCCTCCAGGAGTGTGTCGAGCCGGCCGCGCAGCCGGGCCAGGGGCCGGGGCACGGGGCAGTCGACGCGTTCGCCGGTGACCGTCCCGTCGGCGTCCAGGTCGATCAGCCACATGGTCTTGCGGTGGTCCGCCTCGGAGAAGGAGTACGCGAGGGGGGAGCCGGAGTACCGGACCCGCTCGCTCACCCGCTGGCTGCCGTGCAAGTGTCCGAGGGCCACGTAGTCGACGCCGTCGAAGACTCCGGCGGGTACGGCCGAGACACCGCCGACGGTGATGTCGCGCTCGCTGTCGCTGGGTTCGCCGCCGGCGACGAAGGCGTGGGCGAGCACCACGGAGCGGGTGCCGGCCGCGCGTCCGGCGAGGTCGGAGCGGACCCTGTCCATCGCGGCGGAGAGCACGGACTCGTGACCGGCCTTCGCCGCCCCGAGGGAGTCCTTCACGAGGGCGGGTTCGAGGTAGGGGAGTCCGTAGCAGACGACGTCGCCGTGGGCGTCGGTGAGCACGACGGGGGTGCCGCAGCCGGCGGGGTCGGTACGCAGATGAATACCGGCCCGGTCGATGAGTCCGGCGCCGACGCCGAGGCGGCGGGCCGAGTCGTGGTTGCCGGAGATCATGACGGTGGGCACCCCGAGGGCGGCGAGCCGGTGGAGGGCCGAGTCGAAGAGCTCGACGGCGGAGAGCGGCGGCACGGCCCGGTCGTAGACGTCGCCGGCGACGAGGACAACGTCCACCTCGCGGTCGCGGACGGTGGCGACGAGGTGGTCGAGGTACGCGGCCTGGGCGTCGAGCAGCGCGACGCGGTGGAAGGACCGGCCCAGGTGCCAGTCCGAGGTGTGGAGCATCCTCAAGGCGTCACTCCGCCCGCCGTGGTCCGCATGTTCCTCGTCCTCCGCCCCGTCGCCCTGCTACGGCCCCGCGCCCTGTCCGGGCGGTCCCGGTGGCCGGCCTCCTGCTGTGCGCGGGCCGTGAGGGGTGGGACCGCCTTCGGTACCGGGCACGGCCGTGCGGACCCCACGCTAATGCCGCCGGGCGCCCGTCCCCGCATCGCCGGGGGTGGCGGTGGCGAACCTCACCGCCCGGCGTGCCCCGTCACGGGACGCTGCGCGGTCACACGTCCCCGTACGCCTCGCCCCCCAGTTCGAGTGTCGCGGAGCCCGCCGTCGCGTCGGCGAGCCAGGACCGGAATCCGGCCACATCCGCGTCGGGCAGTCCGATCTCCAGGGTGACCGCCTCCGCGTAGCGCACCTCGCGCACGGCGGTGCCGGTGGCCCTCATGTCGTTCTCCAGTTTACCCGCCCGCTGGTGGTCGACCGTGACGGTGGCCAGCCGGTAGCGCTGCCGGGTGAGGGTGCCGAGCTCGTCCAGCGCCTCGCCGACCACTCCCCCGTACGCCCGGATCAGGCCACCGGCGCCGAGCTTCACTCCGCCGTAGTACCGGGTCACCACGGCGACCACGTACCGGACCTCCCGGCGCATCAGCATCTGCAGCATCGGCACTCCGGCCGTGCCACCGGGTTCGCCGTCGTCGCTGGCCTTCTGTACGGAGGCGTCCGCGCCGACCACGTAGGCGTAGCAGTTGTGGCTGGCGGTGGGGTGCTCCTTGCGGACGCGTGCGACGAAGTCCTGCGCCTCCTTTTCGGTGGCGGCGGGTGCGAGCGCGCAGAGAAAGCGCGAACGGTTGATCTCGGTCTCGTGCACGCCCGCTCGGGCGACTGTGCGGTACTGCTCCTGCATGCCTTCAGCCTAGGGGCTGTCCGAACACTACTCGCACGCT includes the following:
- a CDS encoding exonuclease SbcCD subunit D; the encoded protein is MRMLHTSDWHLGRSFHRVALLDAQAAYLDHLVATVRDREVDVVLVAGDVYDRAVPPLSAVELFDSALHRLAALGVPTVMISGNHDSARRLGVGAGLIDRAGIHLRTDPAGCGTPVVLTDAHGDVVCYGLPYLEPALVKDSLGAAKAGHESVLSAAMDRVRSDLAGRAAGTRSVVLAHAFVAGGEPSDSERDITVGGVSAVPAGVFDGVDYVALGHLHGSQRVSERVRYSGSPLAYSFSEADHRKTMWLIDLDADGTVTGERVDCPVPRPLARLRGRLDTLLEDPALETHRDSWVEATLTDPVRPADPMARLSTRFPHTLSLVFDPERDPEDPLASYAQRLKGRDDHQIAEDFVAHVRGGSGPDEAERTVLRGAFDDVRVDDGIHEVSR
- a CDS encoding YigZ family protein, which codes for MQEQYRTVARAGVHETEINRSRFLCALAPAATEKEAQDFVARVRKEHPTASHNCYAYVVGADASVQKASDDGEPGGTAGVPMLQMLMRREVRYVVAVVTRYYGGVKLGAGGLIRAYGGVVGEALDELGTLTRQRYRLATVTVDHQRAGKLENDMRATGTAVREVRYAEAVTLEIGLPDADVAGFRSWLADATAGSATLELGGEAYGDV